The Terriglobus roseus sequence AGGCTGGGAGGCGATCATGACGCGACCCATGCTGGTGCAATACGCCGGCAGACGGCTACCAATGTGGAGATCAACACTCATCACGCGCTGGACCTGCGTCCGGGCGATGTAAACGATCTCATCCCCATCGAGCGTCGCTACGCTGAAGCTCTCGTTCAGCTTCTCGCTCATGCGCTCCAGAATGGGCTGCGCAGCAGACGACAGCGTATTGCTCACCGTGTACGTGTGGCTCAACGTCAGCATCTTCGGACGCAGGCTGTAGCGCTGGCCGTCCTCTGACCCTACGTACCCCAGCTTGTTCAGCGTATAAAGACAGCGGCGAACGGCGGCGCGGCTCAGACCGGTTTTATTCGAGAGCTGCGAGATGGTCATCTGCGGTGTCTGCTGGGTAAACGTCTCCAGCACCGTAAGGCCGCGCGCCAGCGAGGTCATGAAATTCGCGTCACCCTGGTAGATCTCAAGCGCCTTTGCGGGCGAGACCTTTACGGGCGGTTCAGCAACGGCGGCGGGAGCAGGCACAGGCAGCACGGACACGGAGATCACCTCATTGGATCGGCTCATTTGCTGGCAAACGAACGTTGCTGTTCGAATAACGCGCAGATGAGCGATAAACGCACTTTCAGTGTAGCCGCCTTCCCACAGGCCGCGCAATGGTGCAACTTCTGTCGCTGGCAAGGTTTGGCATGGGCCAACCCGATTGAGTGACGCGGACGCGACCCTGCCTCCCATAGAATGAGAGGCATTATGAGCTCGTTAGATCTGCAGATTTCGCTCCCGTCCGCGCTCCAAAGCACCGTCACCAGCACCGCAGCCGAATGGCAATCGGGCGGTAAGCTAAGCCGTCTCTGGGCGAAGGATGCATCGCTCTGGACCTCCGCCACGGGCAGCGATGATGAATCGATCTGGCTCGGCTGGCTTGATATCGTGGAGCGCCAGCAGGCTGATCTCGCGTCTTTCGCCGCTTTGCGCGAAGACATTCGCAGCACCGGCTTCACTCACGCCCTGCTCCTCGGCATGGGCGGCTCGTCCCTTTGCCCTGAGGTTTTGTCGCTTACCTACGGCCAGCAGCCCGGCTTCCCCAAGCTGCACATCGTCGACTCGACCGATCCCGCGCAGGTCGCTGCCGCACGCGCCGCCGTCGATCTGAAGAAGACGATCTGCATCGTCTCGTCAAAGAGCGGATCCACCCTGGAGCCGAACATCCTGAAGGACTACTTTTTCAGCGAAATGGCGAAGGAAGTCGGTGCGGGCAATGCCGGCAAGCACTTCATCGCCGTGACCGATCCTGGCAGCAAGATGGAAGCAGTGGCAAAGGCCGACGGCTTCCGCCACATCTTCTATGGTGACAAGACCATCGGCGGCCGCTTCTCGGCTCTGTCCAACTTTGGTATCGTCCCCGCAGCCGTTGCCGGCCTGGATGTTCCGCGATTCCTCGCAGAGGCGAAGCGTGGGGTTGATGTCGCACACAAGGCCGACGTCGCCAGCAATGCGGGCGCGCTGCTGGGCATCGTTCTCGGCGACGCTCATAACGCCGGTATGGACAAGCTGACCTTCTTCACCTCGAAGGAGATCTTCGATCTGGGCGCATGGCTTGAGCAGTTGATCGCCGAGTCTACCGGCAAGACCGGCAAGGGCATCACGCCCGTCGACCGCGAGCCTGTCGGCCCGCCCAGTGTCTACGGCAAGGACCGCGTCTTCGCCTACATCCGTCTCAGCACCAGCGACAACGCTGCGCAGGACGCCGCTGTCGAAGCTCTCGCTGCGGCCGGTCATCCCGTGGTGCAATTCACCATCGATGACGTCTATGAGCTGCCCGCCATTATGTTCCTGTGGGAGATCGCTGTTGCCGTCGCCGGTTCGGTGATGGGCATCAACACCTTCAATCAGCCTGACGTGGAAGCAGCGAAAATCGAGACGCGCAAGCTGACCGATGAGTACACCCAGACCGGCAAGCTCGCTGAGCATGAGCCGATCCTCGACGTGGATGGCATCAAGCTCTATGCCGACGAAGCCTACGGCCTCACGCTGTCGACCACCGCAGGCGGCAAGACTCTTACCGAGTACCTGAAGGCGCATCTCGCGCAGATCAAGCCCCATGACTACTTCGCGACGCTCGCCTATATCGAGATGACTGAGGCGCATGAGGAATTGATCCAGCGCTTCCGCATGATGGTGCGTGACCGCGAAACGGTGGCTACCTGCCTTGGCTTCGGCCCGCGCTTCCTGCACTCGACCGGCCAGGACTACAAGGGCGGACCGAACACGGGAGTCTTCCTGCAAATCACCGCGGATCACGCAGCAGACCTTGCGATCCCGAATGCGCGATACACCTTCGGCGTTGTCATTGATGCACAGGCAGCAGGCGATCTCGCCGTACTGCAGCAGCGTGGACGTCGTGCACTGCGCGTGCACCTGGGCGCAGATGTGACCAAGGGCCTGAATGCTCTTGGTGTCGCGATGGTCGAAGCACTCGCGTAAGCCATTCGGCGAACACCGATTGCGTATCGTGTGCCCCATTTTTTCGCAGGCTCTATCGCGAACGAGTGGGGCATTCGTGCGTAGCGCGAGCCATACTTTTCGGCGGAAGCGTTCATGCTTGACCGCGACAGCCCAACCCCATGCTCCGCAAAGAGTGGGGTGGGGTGTCGAGAGTGGGCATTGGGCGGTGGCGAACTAAAGAGCTGCGAGCACGTCCTCGGGCTCAGGCCGGACTCTGAAGTCCGCGTGTGCCTCGGCGAAGCGAATCACACCGTCCTGCCCTACGACGAACGTTGCTGGCAGCGGCATCTTCCAGACAGCGTCGTCCACAGGAGCCATCACGTTCTTGCCGCTGTTGATGAATGGAATGTTTACCAGGATGGACCGGTAATAACGCTGCAGTGCCGCGGAGACGCTATATGCGATCCCGAACTGCTCGGCCAGTGCGGAGTTGGCATCCTGCAGAAGAGGGTAGGGAATGCCGTACTGCTGCACGGCGAAGTCGCTCTGGCGCAGCGTCTCCGGTGAGATGGCGACGATGAACGCACCGCGCTCGCGCAGTTCCGGATACAGATCCCGCCACACCTCAAGCTCCGTGACGCAATAAGGATCCCAGCGACCGCGGAAGAAGTTGATGACGAGTGGCCCCAGCGCCAGCAGGTCGGTCGACCGGATCGGCTTGCCGGAGATCGCGTCCGGCAGCGTGAACTCCGGGGCTGTCGCTCCTGCAGCCAAGACCCGATCTTCAATGCCGGTCTCGAAAAGCTCGGCGATCGTCTGCTCGCTGATGGCCAGTCGTTCCGGTTGCACCAGTTTGCGGGTGTTGTGGGTAATCTCGTCGAGCTTGCTTTGCAATTGCGGCATTGCATCCATTCTCTCAGCTTGAGAGCGCCGGCGCGAGGGTCACTCCCGAGCCGCGGCTTCCAGGTCGGCGATGATGAACTTCTTCATCTGCATCATCGCCTGCATTGCCTTCGGGTGTTTCAGGAGATGGAAGATGTTGTCCGGGACGATCTGCCACGACAGACCGAACTTGTCGTCCAGCCAGCCGCACTGCACCTCGCAGCCACCGTCCGCTGTCAGCTTGTCCCAGTAATAGTCGATCTCCTCCTGGTCCTCACAATGAACGACAAAGGAGACGGCCTTATTGAACTTGTGGTGTGGTCCACCATTCAACGCCGTGAAGGTCAAACCCTCCAGATCAAACGAAACCGTAATCGCCTTGCCGTCAGGGGCTGTCAGGCCTCCGGTCTTCTTCGCATTCGGGAAGACGGAAAGGTAATAGTCGACGGCCTCCTCGGCATTGCCGTCGAACCAAAGGAAAGGGGTAATCTTTGAAGCTGAAACAGCCATTTGCCATCTCCAGAAGGTCATGGCGTCTGCCGTGTCCTTCAAGTGCGGGTTCATGTCCTGGGACAGAACGATTTGGGAGGGCACAGCTTCAGCTGTGCCAATACCAAGAGCAACTACATGCCGCTCATGTTCATGTCATGGCACTGCATCGCGCTCGCCTTGTCCGCGACAGCCTTCTTCCGCGGCACGGGCGAATACAGCGCAGCATGGGGCTTGCCGGCAGGCATCTTGTCGATCTTCGCCAGCTCCGCCTTCATCCGCGCAAAGCCCTGCTCACGGGCCGTCTTGTTGCCCTCGACCGTGTTCGTCGGATCCACGCCGGCACGCATAAAGCCGTGGCCCGCACCGTCATACGTGACCGGCTCGTAGGTCTTGCCGGCGGCCTTCATCGCGGTAATGGTCGCAGGGATGGTCGCATCGATACGCGCATCGTTACCCGCGTAGAAGCCGTAGATGGGCACGTTGATATTCGCCATGTCGGCATCGCTTGGTGGTGGGCCATAGAAGACGAACGCCGCGCTCAGATCTTTCCGATGTGTAGCAAACGCGAAGCTCTTGCCGCCTCCCCAGCAGAATCCAGTGACGGCCAACTTGCCATTCGCAGCAGGAACCTTCTTGATGTAGTCCGCGGCCGCGTCCAGGTCGGCCATGACAACGCTGTTGTCGAGGCCGCTGACAGCCTTCGTCACCGCATCCATGCTGGCAAACGAATCCGTGCCGCCACCATTCGGACCCATGCCGCTCAGCACATCGGGCGCGATCACAACATAGCCCGCGGCAGCCAGATCGTCGGCCATGGTCTTCGCCCACGCGCTCAGGCCGAAGATCTCCGGGATCAGCACCACGGCGGTCGCCTTGTTCTTCACTTCGGGGTAGACGACGAAGGCCTGGATCGGCTTGCCGCCAGCCTGCAGCGTGACGTACTCGTGGTGGCGAGGCGATGCGTCCAGCTTTTTCACAGCCCAGTCCTGCGCATGGATGACGGCGGTGGAGGCGCAAACGATAACGGCTGCTGCGGCGGTCTTCAGACTGAGTCTCATGCGGAGGAGTCTAGTCAAACCCCGCAGCGACGCGCAACGGTGAAATCACGGATTAGTTGTCACTGCACCGTCACTGACTCGAAGCTCTCGTCCCGTGATTTGAGCTGGCCTTAGGACTGTCCAATCAGGATGCCGGAGAGGAAGACGAGTCCGCCGCCAACGACGACCTGAAGAATCGACAGACTGAAGCTCGTCTTCATGAAGCGATAGCGAACCCAGGAGATCACCATCAGTTCGACGCCGACCACCAGGTACGCATAGATCAGGGCCGTGTGAACATTTGCAATGAGGAACGGCAGCGTGTGGAGGAAGCCGCCGATGAACGTCATCAGGCCCGTGACGAGGCCCCGGACGATGGGACTGCCGCGACCCGTAAGTTCACCGTCATCGGACAAGCCTTCGGAGAAGGCCATGGAGATGCCCGCACCGACCGCAGCAGCCGCGCCAATGAGAAATGCTGTCCTGGAACTATGCGTTGCAAAGGCTGTGGCGAAGATGGGCGCCAGTGTTGATACGGACCCATCCATCAGGCCTACGAGGCCTGGCTGCACGATGCGAAGCAGGAACTTTTGCTCGTCTGCGAACACTTCCTTAAGCGTGTCAACACGCTGTGTCTGCGTAGCCATTCCTTTGTAGATGCGGAGAAATCGCCAAAGAAAGTGCGATCAAAACAGTCCATAAAAGAGGGAGACTAGCGGCCGAAACCACCGCCGCCACGTCCCATGCTGCCCATCTGGCTCATCAGGCGACGCTGCATTTTGCCACCGCCGCTGCCCAGGCCTTTGAACATCTTGCGCATCTGGCCGTACTGCTTCAGCAACTGGTTCACTTCCTGAACCGACGTACCGCTGCCCGCAGCAATCCGCTTACGCCGCGATCCGCTGATGATCTCGTGGTTCAGCCGCTCCTTGGTCGTCATCGAGTTGATGATGGCCTCGGTCCGCGTCAACTGGCCCTCGTCCACGTTCTCTGCTGCCTGTTGCAGACCCTGGAAGGGGCCAACGCTCGGCATCATCTTCAGGATCGACTGCATGGAGCCCATCTTCTTGATCTGGCGAAGCTGGTCACGGAAGTCTTCGAGCGAGAAGCCATCACCGCTCAGAGCCTTCTTCGCGAACTCCTCTGCCTTGCCGCGATCGAGCTTCTCTTCCGCGCGTTCCAGCAGCGTCTGCAGATCGCCCATGCCCATGATGCGCGAAACGATACGGTCCGGGTGGAAGGGTTCGAATGCATCCGGTTTCTCACCGGTACCCAGGAACTTTACGGGTGCGCCTGTGACATTGCGGATCGAAAGCGCCGCGCCACCGCGAGCATCGCCGTCCATCTTCGTCAGCACAACACCGGTGATGCCAAGCTGCTTGTGAAAGGCATCGGCAGAATTCACAGCGTCCTGGCCGGTCATCGCATCCGCAACAAACAGAATCTCCGAGGGATTGAGCAGCGCCTTCAGCTTGCTCATCTCCTCCATCAGCGCGGTGTCGATGCCAAGTCGGCCGGCGGTATCGACGATCAGTACGTCGTTGCCAAAGTTCCGAGCTTCGCGCAGTGCTTCCTTCGCCAGCCGCTCGACTAGCGGCGTGCCGGCTTCTACTTCGCCGGTTTTGCCGATGTAAATCTGTGCGCCAACGCTCTTGGCGACGATAGCCAGCTGCTCACGCGCGGCCGGGCGGTAGACGTCGACCGACACCAGCATGGGCCGGTGTCCACCCTTCTTCAGCCACGCGGCCAGCTTGCCCGCGGTGGTCGTCTTACCAGAACCCTGCAAGCCCGCCATCAAAATGACCGACGGCGGCTGCGAGCTGAATTTGAACTTCGCCGTGTCCTTGCCGAGGATCTCGACCAGCTCATCGTGCACGATCTTGATGATCTGCTCGGTCGGCGACAGGGCGGTTGCTACCTGCGTGCCGATGGCCTTCTCGCGGATGTGGTCGATCGTCGCTTTGACGACGGTCAGGTTAACGTCGGACTCAAGCAGGGCGAGGCGAATTTCCCGCAGCGCCTCGGAGATGTTCTCGTCCGTGATGGTGCCCTGGCCGCGAAGGTTCTTAAAGGTGCGCTGAAGCTTTTCCTGGAGGTTTTCAAACATGGCTTATCCCCGTAAGTTTATCAGTGAGAAGCGGAGGTGACCCGGAATGGCTGAGCACGAAGTAGAACCATGGCTGCGTGGTACCCACACGGACATCGATCCGGTCCGCCGGGCGGTCGTACATGCTCTGGAACTGGCCGAGGAGGATGTCCATCGATGGACGCGCGATTTGGACAGTGAGGCTTTGGAACTTGAGCCGCTCGGGTTACCCTCCGTTGCCTTCCAGATGCGTCATATCGCCCGCAGCATTGACCGCCTGACGACCTACGCCAGTGCAGGGAGCCTGTCGGAAGACCAGTTGCTGGCTCTGGGGACAGAGCGGACGCCCGGCAATAATCGAGAGGCGCTCTTCCAGGAGTTCACCGCGTCAGTCCGGGATGTAAGGCGATTCGTGATGACTTTGCCTCTCGAGGATCTGATCAAGCCCCGCAGCGTGGGACGCGCGGGTCTACCAACGACACTGGCGGGGTTGATGATCCATATCGCCGAACACACGCAGCGCCACACGGGACAACTGATCACAACGGCCAAGGTTGTGATGGCGCTGCGCGATGCGCAGGGCAGCTAATTCTTCGTCAGTTCGAAGCTAGCTTTTTGTCAGTTTGTAGACAAGCCCAAGCACCGCCGTCGCCACAAACACCCATGCCAACTGATACCAGTAAAAGAATGGAAAGCCGAAGAGCGTGGGCGTCTCGTGGTTATACAGGCCGGGAAAAATCAGCGCGAGCACAGGAATAACCAGCAGCCAAAGAGCCCTGTTCGGTCCGGATGTTTGCTCGTCACGATCCATGTTCAGCAGCATACTGCATCGCGATTGATACGATGGACGCATGATCGACAACTCATCGGCACAGGCAGCAGGCGAAGCCTTCGCAGAAGCCGTCCGCATCATGGCGCAACTCCGTGGTCCGGGCGGTTGCCCGTGGGATCGCGAACAGACGATGGATTCCATCAAGCCGCATACGCTTGAAGAGACTTACGAAGTTTTCGATGCCATCGATCGCCGCGCATGGCCCGAACTGCGCGATGAACTCGGCGACCTGCTGCTGCAGGTCATTTTCTATGCGCAGATCGCTGCGGACGACGCCCACTTCAACATTGAGGAGGTCGTGCTCGGCCTCAGCGCGAAGCTCATCCGTCGTCATCCACATATCTTCGCGGACGCTGTCGCTGAGACCGCCAGTGACGTGAATCGCACGTGGGAAGCGGTCAAGCAGCAGGAGCGAGCAGGAAAGCCCAAGTGCGACGAGGGCCTGATGGCCGATGTGCCGCAGTTCATGCCGGCACTCGTTGAAGCGCGCAAGCTAGGCTCCAAAGCAGCTAAGGTAGGCTTCGACTGGCCCGACGTCACAGGCCTCTTCGACAAGGTGCAGGAAGAGATCGCAGAGGTCCGCGCGGAAGTTACTGAATCGCCCGACGTCGCGAAGCTGGAAGAGGAAATCGGCGATCTGTACTTCGTCCTCACAAACCTGTCAAGGCACTTACAGGTCGATCCGGAGCAGGCACTGCGCAAGGCGAATGCAAAGTTTCGCCGACGCTTTCGTGCCATGGAAGTGGAAGCAGGAGATGCTTTTGAAGGACTGTCCTTACAGGAAAAAGACACGCTATGGGACAACGCAAAGGCAGCGGAGAGGCAGGCATGAGCGAACTGCGCATTGCACGTCTTACAACGCAGGAAGAATTCGAAGCTTGCGTTGATCTACAGCAGCAGACTTGGCAATACTCCGCGGGAGAAATTCTGCCGCGGCGTGTTTTTTTTCTTGCGGAGAAGTTAGGTGGCCACGCGCTTGGCGCTTACGACGGCGACAAGCTTGTCGGCTTCAACCTGGGTCTGCCGGCGCAGCGTCGCGGCATGGGCTACATCCATTCGCAGATGCTCGCCGTGCTGCCGGAGTACCGGAACAGCGGCCTGGGGCGGCGCATGAAACTTGCGCAACGTGAGCTGGCTATTGAGCAGGGGATCCAGGTCATCGAATGGACATACGA is a genomic window containing:
- a CDS encoding IclR family transcriptional regulator domain-containing protein; the protein is MSRSNEVISVSVLPVPAPAAVAEPPVKVSPAKALEIYQGDANFMTSLARGLTVLETFTQQTPQMTISQLSNKTGLSRAAVRRCLYTLNKLGYVGSEDGQRYSLRPKMLTLSHTYTVSNTLSSAAQPILERMSEKLNESFSVATLDGDEIVYIARTQVQRVMSVDLHIGSRLPAYCTSMGRVMIASQPPDEVERYLSRVVLKPFTPRTVNTVEKLRMLLRNVRRNGYAVCDQEYEVGLRSMAVPVYAPSGKVIATINLSGHAPRMPMMEMQAHFLPYLRQAANELSVFLR
- a CDS encoding bifunctional transaldolase/phosoglucose isomerase, producing MSSLDLQISLPSALQSTVTSTAAEWQSGGKLSRLWAKDASLWTSATGSDDESIWLGWLDIVERQQADLASFAALREDIRSTGFTHALLLGMGGSSLCPEVLSLTYGQQPGFPKLHIVDSTDPAQVAAARAAVDLKKTICIVSSKSGSTLEPNILKDYFFSEMAKEVGAGNAGKHFIAVTDPGSKMEAVAKADGFRHIFYGDKTIGGRFSALSNFGIVPAAVAGLDVPRFLAEAKRGVDVAHKADVASNAGALLGIVLGDAHNAGMDKLTFFTSKEIFDLGAWLEQLIAESTGKTGKGITPVDREPVGPPSVYGKDRVFAYIRLSTSDNAAQDAAVEALAAAGHPVVQFTIDDVYELPAIMFLWEIAVAVAGSVMGINTFNQPDVEAAKIETRKLTDEYTQTGKLAEHEPILDVDGIKLYADEAYGLTLSTTAGGKTLTEYLKAHLAQIKPHDYFATLAYIEMTEAHEELIQRFRMMVRDRETVATCLGFGPRFLHSTGQDYKGGPNTGVFLQITADHAADLAIPNARYTFGVVIDAQAAGDLAVLQQRGRRALRVHLGADVTKGLNALGVAMVEALA
- a CDS encoding peroxiredoxin family protein, encoding MPQLQSKLDEITHNTRKLVQPERLAISEQTIAELFETGIEDRVLAAGATAPEFTLPDAISGKPIRSTDLLALGPLVINFFRGRWDPYCVTELEVWRDLYPELRERGAFIVAISPETLRQSDFAVQQYGIPYPLLQDANSALAEQFGIAYSVSAALQRYYRSILVNIPFINSGKNVMAPVDDAVWKMPLPATFVVGQDGVIRFAEAHADFRVRPEPEDVLAAL
- a CDS encoding VOC family protein, whose product is MAVSASKITPFLWFDGNAEEAVDYYLSVFPNAKKTGGLTAPDGKAITVSFDLEGLTFTALNGGPHHKFNKAVSFVVHCEDQEEIDYYWDKLTADGGCEVQCGWLDDKFGLSWQIVPDNIFHLLKHPKAMQAMMQMKKFIIADLEAAARE
- a CDS encoding dienelactone hydrolase family protein, encoding MRLSLKTAAAAVIVCASTAVIHAQDWAVKKLDASPRHHEYVTLQAGGKPIQAFVVYPEVKNKATAVVLIPEIFGLSAWAKTMADDLAAAGYVVIAPDVLSGMGPNGGGTDSFASMDAVTKAVSGLDNSVVMADLDAAADYIKKVPAANGKLAVTGFCWGGGKSFAFATHRKDLSAAFVFYGPPPSDADMANINVPIYGFYAGNDARIDATIPATITAMKAAGKTYEPVTYDGAGHGFMRAGVDPTNTVEGNKTAREQGFARMKAELAKIDKMPAGKPHAALYSPVPRKKAVADKASAMQCHDMNMSGM
- a CDS encoding VIT1/CCC1 transporter family protein; amino-acid sequence: MATQTQRVDTLKEVFADEQKFLLRIVQPGLVGLMDGSVSTLAPIFATAFATHSSRTAFLIGAAAAVGAGISMAFSEGLSDDGELTGRGSPIVRGLVTGLMTFIGGFLHTLPFLIANVHTALIYAYLVVGVELMVISWVRYRFMKTSFSLSILQVVVGGGLVFLSGILIGQS
- the ffh gene encoding signal recognition particle protein, with translation MFENLQEKLQRTFKNLRGQGTITDENISEALREIRLALLESDVNLTVVKATIDHIREKAIGTQVATALSPTEQIIKIVHDELVEILGKDTAKFKFSSQPPSVILMAGLQGSGKTTTAGKLAAWLKKGGHRPMLVSVDVYRPAAREQLAIVAKSVGAQIYIGKTGEVEAGTPLVERLAKEALREARNFGNDVLIVDTAGRLGIDTALMEEMSKLKALLNPSEILFVADAMTGQDAVNSADAFHKQLGITGVVLTKMDGDARGGAALSIRNVTGAPVKFLGTGEKPDAFEPFHPDRIVSRIMGMGDLQTLLERAEEKLDRGKAEEFAKKALSGDGFSLEDFRDQLRQIKKMGSMQSILKMMPSVGPFQGLQQAAENVDEGQLTRTEAIINSMTTKERLNHEIISGSRRKRIAAGSGTSVQEVNQLLKQYGQMRKMFKGLGSGGGKMQRRLMSQMGSMGRGGGGFGR
- a CDS encoding DinB family protein, producing MAEHEVEPWLRGTHTDIDPVRRAVVHALELAEEDVHRWTRDLDSEALELEPLGLPSVAFQMRHIARSIDRLTTYASAGSLSEDQLLALGTERTPGNNREALFQEFTASVRDVRRFVMTLPLEDLIKPRSVGRAGLPTTLAGLMIHIAEHTQRHTGQLITTAKVVMALRDAQGS
- a CDS encoding DUF3311 domain-containing protein, producing the protein MDRDEQTSGPNRALWLLVIPVLALIFPGLYNHETPTLFGFPFFYWYQLAWVFVATAVLGLVYKLTKS
- the mazG gene encoding nucleoside triphosphate pyrophosphohydrolase; protein product: MIDNSSAQAAGEAFAEAVRIMAQLRGPGGCPWDREQTMDSIKPHTLEETYEVFDAIDRRAWPELRDELGDLLLQVIFYAQIAADDAHFNIEEVVLGLSAKLIRRHPHIFADAVAETASDVNRTWEAVKQQERAGKPKCDEGLMADVPQFMPALVEARKLGSKAAKVGFDWPDVTGLFDKVQEEIAEVRAEVTESPDVAKLEEEIGDLYFVLTNLSRHLQVDPEQALRKANAKFRRRFRAMEVEAGDAFEGLSLQEKDTLWDNAKAAERQA